The segment CGGGGTAATGCGCCTTGAGGTAGGCCGTCCAGTACGACACGACGCCGTAGGCGGCGGAATGGGCTTTGTTGAAGGCGTAGTCCGAGAAGGGCAGCAAGATGTCCCAGAGCGCCTTGACGGCGCCCTCGCCGAATCCGCGCTCCTTCATGCCGCCGGAGAAGCCCTCGTACTGCTTGTCGAGCTCGGACTTCTTCTTCTTGCCCATCGCGCGGCGCAGGATATCGGCCTGTCCGAGGCTGAACCCGGCCACCTTCTGCGCGATCGCCATCACCTGCTCCTGGTAGATGATCAGGCCGTACGACTCTTCGAGGATGTCTTTGAGCGGCTCCTCCAGTTCAGGATGGATCGGCGTGATCGGCTGCAGGCCGTTCTTGCGCAGCGCGTAGTTCGTGTGCGAGTTGGCGCCCATCGGGCCAGGTCGGTACAGGGCGATGAGCGCCGAGATGTCGCCGAAGTTGTCGGGCTTCATCAAGCGCATGAGCGAGCGCATCGGTCCGCCGTCGAGCTGGAACACCCCGAGCGACTCTCCGCGCGAGAGCAGGTCGTACGAGGGCCGGTCATCGAGGGCGAGATGCTCCAGATCGAGTTCTTCACCCCGGTTCATGCGGATGTTGTCGAGCGCATCCGAGATGATCGTGAGGTTGCGCAGTCCCAGGAAGTCCATCTTGATCAGCCCGAGCGTCTCGCACGACGGGTAGTCGAACTGCGTGACGATCTGGCCGTCCTGCTCGCGACGCATGATCGGGATGATGTCGAGCAGCGGCTCGGACGACATGATCACCCCCGCGGCGTGCACGCCCCACTGGCGTTTGAGGCCCTCCAGCCCCAGGGCGCGATCGAAGACCGTCTTCGCCTCGGGATCGGTCTCGATGAGAGTGCGGAACTCGCTGGCCTCCTTGTAGCGCGGGTGCGCCGAGTCGAACATGCCGTCCAGCGGCATGTCCTTGCCCATGACGGGCGGCGGCATGGCCTTGGTCAGCCGCTCCCCCATGCTGAACGGGAAGCCGAGTACGCGCCCGGCGTCCTTCAGCGCCTGCTTGGACTTGATCGTGCCGTAGGTGACGATCTGCGCGACGCGCTCCGAGCCGTACTTCTCGGTGACGTACTCGATCACCTCGCCGCGGCGCCGGTCGTCGAAGTCGACGTCGAAGTCGGGCATCGAGACGCGATCCGGGTTGAGGAACCGCTCGAAGATGAGCCCGTGCTCGATCGGATCGAGGTCGGTGATCTTCATCGCGTAAGCGACCATCGAGCCGGCGCCCGAGCCGCGGCCAGGACCGACGCGGATGCCGTTGTCCTTGGCCCAGTTGATGAAGTCGGCGACGACGAGGAAGTACCCCGGGAACCCCATCTGCAGGATGATCCCGGTCTCGTACTCGGCCCGCTTGCGCACCGCATCCGGGATCCCGTTCGGATAGCGATAGTGGAGCCCGAGCTCGACCTCCTTGACGAGCCAGCTGTCCTCGGTCTCGCCGTCGGGCACGGGGAAGCGCGGCATGTAGTTCGCGGCGGTGTCGAACTCGACCTCGCATCGCTCGGCGATCAACAGGGTGTTGTCGCACGCCTCGGGATGATCGCGGAAGAGCTGGCGCATCTCCTGCGCCGTCTTGATGTAGTAGCCGTCGCCGTCGAACTTGAACCGGTTGGGATCGTCCATCGTCGATCCGGACTGCACGCACAGCAGCGCCGCGTGCGCATCGGCCTCGTGCTGGTGCGTGTAGTGCGAGTCGTTCGTGGCGACGAGCGGGATGTCGAGATCTTTCGCCAGCCGGAGCAGATCGCTCACCACCCGGCGCTCGATGGACAGGCCGTGATCCATGATCTCGGCGAAGTAGTTCTCCTTGCCGAAGATGTCCTGGAACTCCGCCGCCGCGGCTCGTGCCGCGTCGTACTGCCCGAGCCGCAGGCGCGTCTGCACCTCGCCGGAGGGGCATCCGGTCGTGGCGATGAGCCCCTTGCCGTACGTCTGCAGCAGCTCGCGGTCCATGCGCGGCTTGAAGTAGTAGCCCTCCATGCTCGACAGCGAGCTGAGGCGGAAAAGGTTGTGCATCCCCGCGGTGCTCTGGCTCCACATCGTCATGTGGGTGTAGGCACCGGACCCGGAGACGTCGTCGCTCTTCTGATCGGGCGACCCCCAGGCGACGCGGGACTTGTCGCTGCGGTGCGTCCCCGGTGTCACGTATGCCTCGAGGCCGATGATGGGCTTCACGCCCGCCGCCTTCGCCGCGTTGTAGAACTCGAACGCCGCGAAGGTGTTGCCGTGGTCGGTGACGGCGATGGCGGGCATCTCGTAGTCGGCCGCGGCTTGGGTCATCGCGGCGATCTTGGCGGCGCCGTCGAGCATCGAGTACTCGCTGTGCACGTGCAGGTGGACGAAGGAGTCTGACGCCATGCCCCGAGTCTACGTTCACGCCTCCGACACGGGCTCGAC is part of the Microbacterium pseudoresistens genome and harbors:
- the dnaE gene encoding DNA polymerase III subunit alpha translates to MASDSFVHLHVHSEYSMLDGAAKIAAMTQAAADYEMPAIAVTDHGNTFAAFEFYNAAKAAGVKPIIGLEAYVTPGTHRSDKSRVAWGSPDQKSDDVSGSGAYTHMTMWSQSTAGMHNLFRLSSLSSMEGYYFKPRMDRELLQTYGKGLIATTGCPSGEVQTRLRLGQYDAARAAAAEFQDIFGKENYFAEIMDHGLSIERRVVSDLLRLAKDLDIPLVATNDSHYTHQHEADAHAALLCVQSGSTMDDPNRFKFDGDGYYIKTAQEMRQLFRDHPEACDNTLLIAERCEVEFDTAANYMPRFPVPDGETEDSWLVKEVELGLHYRYPNGIPDAVRKRAEYETGIILQMGFPGYFLVVADFINWAKDNGIRVGPGRGSGAGSMVAYAMKITDLDPIEHGLIFERFLNPDRVSMPDFDVDFDDRRRGEVIEYVTEKYGSERVAQIVTYGTIKSKQALKDAGRVLGFPFSMGERLTKAMPPPVMGKDMPLDGMFDSAHPRYKEASEFRTLIETDPEAKTVFDRALGLEGLKRQWGVHAAGVIMSSEPLLDIIPIMRREQDGQIVTQFDYPSCETLGLIKMDFLGLRNLTIISDALDNIRMNRGEELDLEHLALDDRPSYDLLSRGESLGVFQLDGGPMRSLMRLMKPDNFGDISALIALYRPGPMGANSHTNYALRKNGLQPITPIHPELEEPLKDILEESYGLIIYQEQVMAIAQKVAGFSLGQADILRRAMGKKKKSELDKQYEGFSGGMKERGFGEGAVKALWDILLPFSDYAFNKAHSAAYGVVSYWTAYLKAHYPAEYMAALLTSVGDSKDKMALYLNECRRMGIKVLPPDVGESINFFAAVGEDIRFGLGAVRNVGTNVVDGIVAAREGEAFGSFHEFLSRVPLHVANKRTVESLIKAGAFDSMGHTRRALVEIHEDAVEAAVGIKRNEATGAIGFDFDSLYEADEVPPPQVPDRPEWTKKDKLAFEREMLGLYVSDHPLAGLEVPLAKHASIAINNLLESEDLQDGDQVTVAGLVTSVQHRVAKASGNPYGMITVEDFHGEVTIMFMGKTYLEFQSLLQQDAILAVRGRVSRRDDGLNLHAQSAFIPDVGSFDANGPLSLVVAEQRATERVIEDLAEVLRRHSGDTEVTLRMHRGDRAKVFEVPMPVAVTADLFGDLKSLLGPQCLG